In a single window of the Acidobacteriota bacterium genome:
- a CDS encoding DUF5615 family PIN-like protein produces the protein MKPLDFPLLADENIAPDVVSGLRSRGHDVRSVWDEALVGRPDADVLETATRLGRVVVTHDVAFGRSAIRTGTSFVGIVYLRPGHIFAAFVLDIIDALRASTVDVQSPFIAIAERQQSTVRVRVRTTPPW, from the coding sequence GTGAAACCGCTGGACTTCCCGCTCCTCGCAGACGAGAACATCGCGCCGGATGTCGTCAGTGGCCTTCGCTCTCGTGGCCACGACGTGCGGTCGGTGTGGGACGAGGCGCTGGTCGGCCGACCTGATGCCGACGTGCTCGAAACCGCAACTCGTCTCGGGCGCGTCGTGGTCACGCATGATGTTGCCTTCGGCCGCTCCGCGATCCGGACCGGGACGTCATTCGTCGGGATCGTGTATCTCCGCCCAGGTCACATCTTCGCAGCGTTCGTGCTCGACATCATCGATGCCCTTCGCGCGTCCACCGTGGATGTCCAGTCGCCGTTCATCGCGATCGCGGAGCGTCAACAGTCGACAGTACGCGTCCGCGTGCGGACGACGCCGCCCTGGTAA
- a CDS encoding DUF433 domain-containing protein: MAEDLIVAHPQILDGKPCVRGTRLSVEFLLELAASGATSEQILAQYPQLTAEGLSAAFRYAANALRGDRTWDLRITA, from the coding sequence ATGGCCGAAGACCTCATCGTTGCCCACCCGCAGATTCTCGACGGTAAGCCTTGCGTTCGAGGCACGCGTCTGAGCGTCGAGTTCCTGCTGGAACTGGCCGCCAGCGGGGCCACGTCCGAGCAGATCCTTGCGCAGTATCCGCAACTCACGGCCGAGGGGCTCTCCGCGGCGTTTCGCTACGCCGCGAACGCGCTGCGCGGTGATCGGACGTGGGACCTGCGGATTACCGCGTGA
- a CDS encoding helix-turn-helix domain-containing protein yields the protein MRTWLTVGEGADYANVSRDTIYTACERKELRHVRISGRRTIRLRPIWIDAWMEQHAREPRGARPATSVQDGAAS from the coding sequence ATGAGGACATGGCTGACGGTCGGCGAAGGCGCCGACTACGCGAATGTGAGTCGGGACACGATCTACACCGCGTGCGAGCGGAAGGAACTCCGGCACGTGCGAATCAGCGGCCGCCGCACGATCCGGCTGCGGCCAATCTGGATCGATGCCTGGATGGAACAGCACGCACGCGAACCGAGAGGCGCTCGGCCGGCGACGAGCGTGCAGGACGGAGCGGCGTCATGA